From Chryseobacterium camelliae:
CTTTTACGGTTCCGGTCCAAACGGCTGTTGCATTACGTTTCATAATAATTTTGTTTTTTATTGTTTATGTGTATCGATTTTTATTGGACAAAGGTATATCACATATTGTTCCAACTCAATACACAAAAGGAACTACGTATTGTACTTTTTTCCCGAGAGATAATTTTTCCTGAAATTAGACGGGGTATTTTCTGTCTTTTGGGTAAAAAGCCTGTTGAAATAAGCAGGATCTTCATAGCCCAGATGATGGGCAATTTCTTTAACAGGCTTATCCGTGTACAGCAATAGTCTCTTGGCTTCCAGCAAAATTCTGTTGATGATAAGCTGGTTGGGACTTTCCAACCGCAGTGCTCTGAATTTGTGGGTTAGTGTTTTTGGGGCCATATGCAGCAGGTCCGCGTAGTCTGAAACATGATGTTTTTCCCTGAAATGAATTTCAAGAAACCTGCTGAAATCTCTGAAAATGTCAAGTTCATGCCCGGAGATCTTTACGATAGCCTGATCCAGATGTTGCTTCTTCCACATTCTGGTAGACCGTATGATCAGCTGTTTTACATACGTACGGATCATTTCTTCTGCGGAGGAGTCTTTCCATTCCAGTTCATATTGTATCTCACTGAATAATTTTTTTACGACGGCTGCTTCTTCACGGTCCAGTTCTATAAAAGGAATTTCAAAAACATTATGAAACAGGAGTCCATCACAGGCTACTTCTTTGTCATGGATCTGAATGCAGTAGAAGTCCCGGTTATAATAGAGCAGGATCGCCCCATCTTTACCGTGTTCTATATTCACCTGCTGGGTGCTGAGGAAAAAGAGGCTGGGCTTTATGGTTTTAAAACGGTTAAAATCAACAGTCAGCTCATAGCCTGCCGGAATAAAGAATATTTTTACATCATGGCGGAACTTATTGCTGTTAATCATTCCGGGATGTTCACCGGAAAAGAATTCAAGTCCGAGTTTTTTATAGTGGTCTTCAAAAATAAGTGTTTGCGGCATATGAATATATTGGATAAAAATACAAAAAAGCATGGCTTGACGGGTAATCCGCCAAGCCATGTTTTGCTATTCAATCTGTGAACTTTAAGAGACAGCTCTTTGTTGAGGTTTATTCTGTTTAAAATCCGTTAGAATGTCACATCCAGCCCAACATAAAAGTTAGCTTTCATGATGGGTGCATACACCATCCCGCCATCGAAATAATTTCCGAACGGATTCCTGAAATCTACAATAGCGTTCTTCTGATAATATGAAGTCAGGTTTTCACCTCCCAGATAAGCCCTTATTTTAGGATTAAAATTTCTGGAAATCTGTGCATTCAGTACGGCATAGGATTCGGAATAAGCCGGCAGTCTGAATTCCTGAGGATTGGAAGAGGTTTCCGGAAGCCTTTGTTTTCCGATCCAGTTAAGCGTGGTATCGAAGCTCCAGAATCCGCCCTTGGTATTTTTGTTAGTTGCATACGCCAGATTAAGAAAACCTCTGTGTCTTGCCATAAACGGAACTTCACGCCTTCCTTCGAGATAGTCCGCTTGAACGTCGTAATATTTATAGGCCAGCCTTACCTCGAAGTTTTTGAGAGGAATAAAGTCCCACTGGGTCTGAAAAGAATTGGCAAAAGATTTCCCTTCAAGATTATAGAAGGTGAGCTGCTGGGGCGAGCGGTCAAGATCTACCAGTACCTGATCCTTGAAATCGGTTCTGAAAAAATCAGCCACCACGGAAGATTTTCTCCCGAACAGTTTGAATTCCTGTTGCAGGCTGGCTCCATAGTTCCAAGCGATTTCAGGTTTCAGCCCGTAAATATTTCCGCCGTTCTGCATAATCTGAACCATGCGGTTGGACGCAAAATACTGCTGGTTTTCCGCAAATACATTGGCCGTTCTGAATCCCCTTCCTGCAGAAAGCCTTAAAATAGTCTGCGGAGTGATGTCATATTTAAAATTCATCCTTGGTGTAAACTGTGTTCCTGCAAGATTATGGAAATCCACTCTTGCACCTGCAACCAGGGTGTATTTCAGGCCGGTCAGCGTATATTCGGCAAATACACCCGGAACAATTTCATTCCTTTTGAACTGATCTGTAAGATAGGTTTCATCATAGCCGTCATACATGAAGCTTGCTCCTGCTTTATATTTATGGTTGGTATTGCCCAGGATGCTCTCAAAGATCAGATTGGAATAGTACGTATGCTGTTTACCGGAATAATTCCTCAGTCCAAAGAAACTATCCTGCTGGTGGTACGTATACTGGTTCATCCAGCCTAAGCTCTGGTAAGGTTTTCCTTTAAAAACATAGCCGGTCTTGTTCCACACCTGAAACCTCGAGATGTCGATCCCGACACCATTGGCGGACTGTTTGTCCTGTGAAATATTTTTATTGAAATCGGTTTGACCTGAAGTCCGCTCGTCCTTGATGAAATTAATCCCGAAATGAGATCCGAAACCGGATTTTTCCAAATCATTGTAATTTAATAGATAGGCGGCATTGATCTGGGTACCTTTAGGCCTGTCAAGGAATCCGTCTTTATTCATGTCTGTATTGCCGAATGTTCCGTTTCCGTGGAGAAGGAATGTTTGTGACCACTGATCATTGATTTTGGAAACACTGGTTATATTGGCTTCGGTACGGCCATTGAAATCGGCAAAAAGATTCAGTGAAGTTTCGGGTTTGGCCGCGTTTTTCAGCAGCTCAGTATTGATCTGCCCGGTAATGCTCTCATATCCGTTGGTAACAGTGCTTCCTCCCTTCGTAAGCTGAATGCCTTCAATCCATCTTCCCGGAATAAAACTGAGACCATATGCTGAAGCCAGGCCTCTGATCTCAGGCAGCAGTTCTTTGGTTAAGCTGGTGTATTTCTGGTCCAGTCCCAGCATTTTGAGCTGTTTAGTCCCGGTAACGGCATTGCTGAACGATACGTCTACAGTTGCATTGGTTTCAAAACTTTCGGAAAGGTTGCAGCATGCTGCCTTCAGCAATTCTTTGCGGTCGATGTTAAATACCATTCCGGCTTCTTTCTTATTCAGTGAAGTCGCAGCCTTTGAACCTATTACCGTTACTCCTTCAATTGTTTTTCCTTCTGTCTCAGACAAACTGTGTTGGGCATGGGAGGGATTTGTGCCTTCTTCTGCATGAACCTTAGGATTAACCTCTCCGAAAGGAATATTCCTGTCATACAGACAGCATGAAGGAAGGTTTTTATAAACCGCATCTGCTGCCCTGTATTTTTCATTATCATGGCCTGCATCCGCAATTTTCCGAAGGATTTTGTCTGATGATGTGGTTGCCGGATCAAAGTCAAGGGTTAACTTCTGACTTTCTGCATTCCATTCAGCAGAACGGGCACCGGCTTCCTTGGCTGCTTTCTCAATTCTTGCCTTGCAGGATTCACAGTTCCCTCTGACAAAAAATTCATTTTCCTTCTTTGTGCTGTGCTCATTCTGTTCAGCCGTAGTCTGAAGAGCACCGGAATCCCGATCATAATGACAACAGGCAGGAAGTGCTTCATATGCCGCAGGCGTTGCCTTAAATTTCTCATTATCGTGGCCAGCCTCAGCTACCTTTTGTAGAATATTATCTGTAGATGTGCTGTTGTCTGTTTCCAGCGTTAATGTTTGGGAATCTATAGAATAGACAGCCTGCTTTGCTCCTGCTTTCAGTGCTGTACTTTCAATTCTTGTCTTGCACATCTCACACTTTCCTTTTACGCTGAACTGATGTCTGGAAAGGGCTTGTGCTAATATCCATTGGGAAGATACCAGGAATATACCAAGAAATATCCTGGAAATATATAATTTCATGTTGTTTAAATTTAGATTAATAAAAATTCAGTTCACCTGTAGAGGGTAAACATTAGCGGATACTATTAACCTAGTTTAGGCGGCTGCCAGATTTCTTTTAAACGGTCTGAAAGATAAGGATCGGAATACTGAAACTGTAGGTTTTTGTTAGACTTATAATAAGATAATTCCAGCTTCTGGTTTACAGAAAAAGGCGTTTCAATAAAAGTATAGCATACTGCACAGGTAGAACAGCAGCTGTCATCACAGGAGGAAGACTTCTGCTTGCTGTTTTGATGCTCGGAATGATGGATGTTCTGCTTATCTTTTTTGCAGCAGTCCATTCCGGAATCCTTTTGCTTACAGCATGTTTCATGCATGTTTTCAAGGTACAGTGTATCCTTGGGAACCAGAAAAATTCCCAGGCAGAAAACAATCGCTATGATATGAAACAGTTTCACTGATGCAAAAATACAAAAATTACGGTAAAGCTTCACCAACTTTTACCGCACAATTATGCCATGGTTCCCCATGAGGCGGATTTAGGGCAGGTTTTTCTCCTGTTGGAGCAGGAGTGGCTGGTTGTGGAGTGTTTTGCGCTATGGTCTGCACAGGCTGTATGTTTTGCGCGGGTTTGCTATTTAAGGGTTGTCCTACCGGAATATCGCACCGGTGTCCCGGCTCGCCGTGAGGAGGGTTCATTCCTTTTGCTGTTTTTACGGCTTTAGGCTTGCCGTTGGCATCCACGGTAAATTTTCCGGGCTGAAGGGCATTGGGATCAATCTGTATGGTCTGCTGCCCCTGGTTGGGATTAACGGTTACTTTTTGCGTTGCATCCTGCGCGGGCTTGCTATTTAGGGGCTGTCCTACCGGAATATCACACCGGTGGCCAGGTTGCCCGTGAGGAGGATTCATCCCCGGTGCAGTAACAGCTGTTGACTGTGGTTGTGCCGTCTGTATTCCCGCCTGGTCAAACAAAGAGACTTTAGGAGCAATTCCGGACTGAACCGGCTGGTCTATTCCGGCTTCTTCAGTTAGATAAGTTGCACGCTGATCTTTTTTACACGAAACCAGAGTTACTGAGACAGCAAACAGTCCTAAACAGTAATTTTTTATATTTGATAATCCCATAATGCAAAATTAGCAAAACATTTTAATTGTTTTGCTAATTTTATAGGGATAATCCTGATTGTGTCTGTGAAATATATTGAAAATATAAATAGATCTCAGATTAGTTTTTTACCAGTAAACGGAAACCTTCACCATGAACGTTGATGATTTCCAGACCTTCATCATCTTTCAGCAGTTTACGAAGTTTGGCGATATATACATCCATACTTCTGGCGGTAAAATAGTTTTCTTTTTTCCAGATTTTCCTTAAGGCCAGGTCTCTCGGCATAAAGTCATTTCTGTGAATGCACAGGAGCTTAAGCAGCTCGTTCTCCTTAGGGGAGAGCTTATATTCTTTGTCTCCTACCCGCAGCTGCCTCAACATGGAATCGAAAAAGATATTGCTGATCTTAAACTGTTCCTGTTCCTCATTTTCGAGGGTAGAGCTCCTTTGAAGGATGGCTTTGATTTTATACAGGAGCAATTCGGTGTCGAAAGGCTTGGTAATATAATCGTCTGCACCTAGCTGATAACCTTTCAGAATATCTTCCCTCATGTTCCTTGCGGTAAGGAAGATGATCGGAGTGTTTTTATCAATTTTTTTCACATCTTCTGCCAGTGAAAAACCGTCCTTTTTCGGCATCATCACATCAAAAATACAGATGTCAAACTCATTTTCAGTAAACTCTTTCAATCCCTGTTCTCCGTCTGTAGCCAGTGTTACCTCAAAGTTATTGATCGTTAAATAATCTTTTAGTACGGCTCCAAAACTCTGATCGTCTTCTACCAATAATATCCTGTTGCTCATAAGTTTATATTTTTTAGTTGGTAATAAATATGTGTGGCTACCGGGATGATTTGGTTCCTGATAACCTTTAATTTTAATTTTTAATTCATGGGCAGCTTTATTATAAAGGTGCTGCCTTTTCCTTTGTTGGATTCCACAATAACATGACCTTTATGAAGCTCAACAATCTTTTTAACATAGGACAGGCCTAAGCCCTGCCCCTTTACATTATGGATGTTTCCGGTCTCCTCCCGGAAGAATTTTTCAAAGATTTTGGTTTTATTATGGGTTTCCATACCCATGCCTTTATCCGAGACTTCAATAATATACCAATGGCCCTCATTTCTTGTCTTAACATGGATTTCAGGGGCTTCTGGAGAATATTTGTTGGCGTTGTCCAGCAGGTTTACCAATACATTGGCAATGTGGAACTCATCAATTTTAAAATTGTATTGTTCCGCTGTAAATTCCTGGGTCAGCGTACCGTTTCTCTGGCTTACAATGAGGTTGAAGGATTCTGTTGTTTTTTTGATCAGCTCCCTGACATTCGCCTCTTTCAGGAAAAGATTGACTTCATTGCGTTCCAGTTTAGACATGTTCAGGACGTTTTCTACCTGCTTTTTCATCCGCAGGTTTTCCTGCTTGATCAGTTCTGAATAGTATTTTACCTTATCCGGATTGGTTGCAATCTTATCATTGGCCAGCGAGTCTGTAGCTACAGAAATTGTTGCTAACGGAGTCTTGAATTCGTGGGACATATTGTTGATGAAGTCGGTCTTCACTTCTGCCAGCTTCTTCTGCTTCATCATATAATTGATGGAAATGATATAGATACCCAGAATAGTGAGCAAAGAAAGGAAAGTGCCCAACAGCATAGGCCAGTTGTTCATGGCAAGAGAGTATTCCTTTTTCGGGAAAACTAGAGCAAGATTATAGATGGTCCTGTATTTATTGTCTGTAAATAGCGGATAACTGTAAGTATTGTTGTCTTTCTTATCCTTATACAGTTTATTAAATATGCTGGTCGTATTATTATTTTTATCCGTGATGCCATAGCCGAACTGAGCAGAAATCCCTCTGATCCTGAGTTCTTTC
This genomic window contains:
- a CDS encoding helix-turn-helix domain-containing protein; the encoded protein is MPQTLIFEDHYKKLGLEFFSGEHPGMINSNKFRHDVKIFFIPAGYELTVDFNRFKTIKPSLFFLSTQQVNIEHGKDGAILLYYNRDFYCIQIHDKEVACDGLLFHNVFEIPFIELDREEAAVVKKLFSEIQYELEWKDSSAEEMIRTYVKQLIIRSTRMWKKQHLDQAIVKISGHELDIFRDFSRFLEIHFREKHHVSDYADLLHMAPKTLTHKFRALRLESPNQLIINRILLEAKRLLLYTDKPVKEIAHHLGYEDPAYFNRLFTQKTENTPSNFRKNYLSGKKYNT
- a CDS encoding TonB-dependent receptor domain-containing protein; this encodes MKLYISRIFLGIFLVSSQWILAQALSRHQFSVKGKCEMCKTRIESTALKAGAKQAVYSIDSQTLTLETDNSTSTDNILQKVAEAGHDNEKFKATPAAYEALPACCHYDRDSGALQTTAEQNEHSTKKENEFFVRGNCESCKARIEKAAKEAGARSAEWNAESQKLTLDFDPATTSSDKILRKIADAGHDNEKYRAADAVYKNLPSCCLYDRNIPFGEVNPKVHAEEGTNPSHAQHSLSETEGKTIEGVTVIGSKAATSLNKKEAGMVFNIDRKELLKAACCNLSESFETNATVDVSFSNAVTGTKQLKMLGLDQKYTSLTKELLPEIRGLASAYGLSFIPGRWIEGIQLTKGGSTVTNGYESITGQINTELLKNAAKPETSLNLFADFNGRTEANITSVSKINDQWSQTFLLHGNGTFGNTDMNKDGFLDRPKGTQINAAYLLNYNDLEKSGFGSHFGINFIKDERTSGQTDFNKNISQDKQSANGVGIDISRFQVWNKTGYVFKGKPYQSLGWMNQYTYHQQDSFFGLRNYSGKQHTYYSNLIFESILGNTNHKYKAGASFMYDGYDETYLTDQFKRNEIVPGVFAEYTLTGLKYTLVAGARVDFHNLAGTQFTPRMNFKYDITPQTILRLSAGRGFRTANVFAENQQYFASNRMVQIMQNGGNIYGLKPEIAWNYGASLQQEFKLFGRKSSVVADFFRTDFKDQVLVDLDRSPQQLTFYNLEGKSFANSFQTQWDFIPLKNFEVRLAYKYYDVQADYLEGRREVPFMARHRGFLNLAYATNKNTKGGFWSFDTTLNWIGKQRLPETSSNPQEFRLPAYSESYAVLNAQISRNFNPKIRAYLGGENLTSYYQKNAIVDFRNPFGNYFDGGMVYAPIMKANFYVGLDVTF
- a CDS encoding response regulator transcription factor, yielding MSNRILLVEDDQSFGAVLKDYLTINNFEVTLATDGEQGLKEFTENEFDICIFDVMMPKKDGFSLAEDVKKIDKNTPIIFLTARNMREDILKGYQLGADDYITKPFDTELLLYKIKAILQRSSTLENEEQEQFKISNIFFDSMLRQLRVGDKEYKLSPKENELLKLLCIHRNDFMPRDLALRKIWKKENYFTARSMDVYIAKLRKLLKDDEGLEIINVHGEGFRLLVKN
- a CDS encoding sensor histidine kinase, which translates into the protein MNNKFIPIISVFMTISLIVFVTLQFYWLKRYYGTLEQDFSNKVYSALESTSKSIGEIEVEKYMNDDFKNFRNNILANNDQPSLTTIQQVEDSGTQRQIIYSKNIIEKTQLPISQKGDSIKLTKLYSDEAAYKVKKDTNNRELLTADINQDIENGDYTVKEFAKVYGNNLPLSKRVNTKILDSVITKELRIRGISAQFGYGITDKNNNTTSIFNKLYKDKKDNNTYSYPLFTDNKYRTIYNLALVFPKKEYSLAMNNWPMLLGTFLSLLTILGIYIISINYMMKQKKLAEVKTDFINNMSHEFKTPLATISVATDSLANDKIATNPDKVKYYSELIKQENLRMKKQVENVLNMSKLERNEVNLFLKEANVRELIKKTTESFNLIVSQRNGTLTQEFTAEQYNFKIDEFHIANVLVNLLDNANKYSPEAPEIHVKTRNEGHWYIIEVSDKGMGMETHNKTKIFEKFFREETGNIHNVKGQGLGLSYVKKIVELHKGHVIVESNKGKGSTFIIKLPMN